In Desulfocurvus vexinensis DSM 17965, a single window of DNA contains:
- the iorA gene encoding indolepyruvate ferredoxin oxidoreductase subunit alpha, producing the protein MAHPLLDHKGGETHLLLGNEAIVRGALEAGVAFVSCYPGTPSSEVPDTFFRIAPDGDFHFEYSTNEKVALEVGGGAALAGAPTLVTMKHVGVNVAADPLMTMTYVGTPGGLVLLSADDPGCHSSQNEQDNRYYARLGGLPVFEPCTTQEAKDMTRDAFALSRRFGQPVMLRTTTRVSHVRGPVAFGDRPGAQHGPEFKKNPLRFVPIPAVARVRHAALLKAMDEIALEVEKSPWNTVRGRGEVGIIVSGMARAYVSDVLAEAPFKGKFKVLALGMTYPLPEKKIARFLKGLTKVLVIEEGEPLVEQAVRALAHDKDLTLAVHGKGPDLTRLGEYSTAEVRAAMFRVLGKRPPAAKTCEAPGPLPMRPPNLCAGCSHRALYYAVRQAYGDEAVYSSDIGCYTLGILPPLSAADFLLCMGSSVSSGSGFAKAQTKPVVAFIGDSTFFHSGITGLVNAVFNRHDILLVVLDNRTTAMTGHQPHPGVSLTIHGENPCQVDIETIVRGCGVCNVKKVTPYNYKATAAAIEEMKGQSGVRVLIAEEPCVLFAKRTMKKTMPMVATVARQGEAVRQCLATLACPAFAVDAAGQVRINEHQCTGCMFCLQICKDIKARKRSE; encoded by the coding sequence ATGGCCCATCCGCTGCTGGACCATAAGGGCGGCGAAACACACCTGCTCCTGGGCAACGAAGCCATCGTGCGCGGCGCCCTGGAGGCCGGTGTGGCCTTCGTCTCCTGCTACCCCGGCACCCCCTCCTCCGAGGTGCCCGACACGTTCTTCCGCATCGCGCCCGACGGCGACTTCCACTTCGAGTATTCCACCAACGAGAAGGTGGCCCTGGAAGTGGGCGGCGGCGCCGCCCTGGCCGGGGCCCCGACCCTGGTGACCATGAAGCACGTGGGCGTCAACGTCGCGGCCGACCCGCTGATGACCATGACCTATGTCGGCACCCCCGGCGGGCTGGTGCTGCTCTCGGCGGACGACCCCGGCTGCCACTCCAGCCAGAACGAGCAGGACAACCGCTACTACGCCCGCCTGGGCGGGCTGCCCGTGTTCGAGCCCTGCACCACGCAGGAGGCCAAGGACATGACCCGCGACGCCTTCGCGCTGTCGCGGCGCTTCGGCCAGCCGGTGATGCTGCGCACCACCACCCGCGTGTCCCACGTGCGCGGCCCGGTGGCCTTCGGCGACCGGCCCGGCGCCCAGCACGGCCCCGAGTTCAAGAAGAATCCCCTGCGCTTCGTGCCCATCCCGGCGGTGGCCCGCGTGCGCCACGCCGCGCTGCTCAAGGCCATGGACGAGATCGCCCTGGAGGTCGAGAAGTCGCCCTGGAACACCGTGCGCGGGCGCGGCGAGGTCGGCATCATCGTCTCGGGCATGGCCCGGGCCTATGTGTCCGACGTGCTGGCCGAGGCGCCCTTCAAGGGCAAGTTCAAGGTGCTGGCCCTGGGCATGACCTACCCCCTGCCCGAAAAGAAGATCGCCCGCTTCCTCAAGGGCCTGACCAAGGTCCTGGTCATCGAAGAGGGCGAGCCGCTGGTGGAGCAGGCCGTGCGCGCCCTGGCCCACGACAAGGACCTGACCCTGGCCGTGCACGGCAAGGGCCCCGACCTGACCCGCCTTGGCGAATACTCCACCGCCGAGGTCCGCGCGGCCATGTTCCGCGTGCTGGGCAAGCGGCCCCCGGCGGCGAAGACCTGCGAGGCCCCCGGGCCGCTGCCCATGCGCCCGCCGAACCTGTGCGCGGGCTGCTCGCACCGCGCCCTGTACTACGCCGTGCGCCAGGCCTACGGCGACGAGGCCGTCTACTCCTCGGACATCGGCTGCTACACCCTGGGCATCCTGCCGCCCCTGTCGGCGGCGGATTTCCTGCTGTGCATGGGCTCGTCCGTCTCCTCCGGGTCGGGCTTCGCCAAGGCACAGACCAAGCCCGTGGTCGCCTTCATCGGCGATTCGACCTTCTTCCACTCGGGCATCACCGGGCTGGTCAACGCCGTGTTCAACCGCCACGACATCCTGCTGGTGGTGCTGGACAACCGCACCACGGCCATGACCGGCCACCAGCCGCACCCCGGCGTTTCGCTGACCATCCACGGCGAGAACCCCTGCCAGGTGGACATCGAAACCATCGTGCGCGGCTGCGGCGTGTGCAACGTCAAGAAGGTCACGCCCTACAACTACAAGGCCACGGCAGCGGCCATCGAGGAGATGAAGGGCCAGTCCGGCGTGCGCGTGCTCATCGCCGAGGAGCCCTGCGTGCTCTTCGCCAAGCGCACCATGAAAAAGACCATGCCCATGGTGGCCACCGTGGCCCGCCAGGGCGAGGCCGTGCGCCAGTGCCTGGCGACCCTGGCCTGCCCGGCTTTCGCCGTGGACGCCGCCGGACAGGTGCGCATCAACGAACACCAGTGCACGGGTTGCATGTTCTGCCTGCAGATCTGCAAGGACATCAAGGCCCGCAAGAGGAGCGAGTAA
- the nadD gene encoding nicotinate (nicotinamide) nucleotide adenylyltransferase, translating to MDAAAQAAPGAGAASGRGVGILGGCFNPVHNGHLRLAIEVREQLGLARVELMPAHVPPHKPGEGMLPFALRAALAEAAVAGVPGLAVSRLEAARPGPSYTVDTLAALGAAWPGVPLWFILGAGDLAGLPGWHRGLEIPELCNLAVAGRGGAGPEAVAAFVAAHWPVAGPDGAGGWRLPGGNCLRPVALQRLDISASDVRARWLAGRCLAALVPREVERALGAGADAVRAAWA from the coding sequence ATGGACGCGGCGGCGCAGGCGGCCCCCGGCGCGGGCGCGGCTTCGGGCCGGGGCGTGGGCATCCTGGGCGGGTGCTTCAACCCCGTGCACAACGGGCACCTGCGCCTGGCCATCGAGGTCCGCGAGCAGCTCGGCCTGGCGCGCGTGGAGCTGATGCCCGCGCACGTGCCGCCGCACAAGCCCGGCGAGGGCATGCTGCCCTTTGCCCTGCGCGCGGCCCTGGCCGAGGCCGCCGTGGCCGGGGTGCCGGGGCTTGCGGTGTCGCGCCTGGAAGCCGCGCGCCCCGGGCCGTCGTACACCGTGGACACCCTGGCCGCCCTGGGCGCGGCGTGGCCCGGGGTGCCGTTGTGGTTCATCCTGGGCGCGGGCGACCTGGCGGGGCTGCCCGGCTGGCACCGCGGCCTGGAGATTCCCGAATTGTGCAACCTGGCCGTGGCCGGGCGCGGCGGGGCCGGGCCCGAGGCCGTGGCCGCCTTCGTGGCCGCCCACTGGCCCGTGGCCGGGCCCGACGGCGCCGGGGGCTGGCGCCTGCCCGGGGGCAACTGCCTGCGCCCCGTGGCCCTGCAACGCCTGGACATCAGCGCCTCGGACGTGCGCGCGCGCTGGCTGGCCGGGCGCTGCCTGGCCGCCCTGGTGCCCCGCGAGGTGGAGCGCGCCCTGGGCGCCGGGGCCGACGCGGTGCGCGCGGCCTGGGCCTGA
- a CDS encoding chromate resistance protein ChrB domain-containing protein, whose product MAAKLSWLLFVHHIPPKPGYLRAKAGRRLAALGAVAIKNAVYALPGGDSRQEDLAWLAREIEDSGGRAFVCHAAFVAGLDDAQVRALFVAASEREYARLAAAMRPVLDAPPPHDHDRLQAALDAFTKEFNAALALDYFGAPSRETIEGLLAGLRARLHDGPPADPARPDALATLRGRTWVTRRCVHVDRIASAWLIRRFIDPDARLRFVDETSYAHQPDELRFDMFSGEFTHEGDKCTFEVLAGRLGADDPALRKLAEMVHDIDLKEERYAHPETAGLQAALEALALTVPQDAQRVEQGAVLFNLLYERFRIGR is encoded by the coding sequence ATGGCCGCAAAACTTTCCTGGCTGCTCTTCGTGCACCACATCCCGCCCAAGCCCGGCTACCTGCGAGCCAAGGCGGGCCGCAGGCTGGCCGCCCTGGGGGCCGTCGCCATCAAGAACGCCGTCTACGCCCTGCCCGGGGGCGACTCCCGGCAGGAAGACCTGGCCTGGCTGGCCAGGGAGATCGAGGACAGCGGCGGGCGGGCGTTCGTCTGCCACGCGGCGTTCGTCGCCGGGCTGGACGACGCCCAGGTGCGTGCGCTGTTCGTCGCGGCCAGCGAGCGGGAATACGCCCGCCTGGCCGCCGCCATGCGCCCCGTGCTGGACGCTCCGCCGCCCCACGACCATGACCGCCTCCAGGCCGCCCTGGACGCCTTCACCAAGGAGTTCAACGCCGCCCTGGCGCTGGACTATTTTGGCGCCCCCAGCCGCGAAACCATCGAGGGCCTGCTCGCCGGATTGCGCGCGCGGCTGCACGACGGCCCGCCCGCCGACCCCGCCCGGCCGGACGCGCTGGCCACCCTGCGCGGCCGGACCTGGGTCACCCGCCGCTGCGTGCATGTGGACCGCATCGCCTCGGCCTGGCTCATCCGCCGGTTCATCGACCCCGACGCGCGGCTGCGGTTCGTGGACGAAACCAGCTATGCCCACCAGCCGGACGAACTCCGCTTCGACATGTTCAGCGGCGAATTCACCCATGAGGGCGACAAGTGCACCTTCGAGGTGCTCGCCGGACGCCTGGGCGCCGACGATCCGGCGCTGCGCAAGCTGGCCGAGATGGTCCACGACATCGACCTCAAGGAGGAGCGCTACGCCCATCCGGAAACCGCAGGGCTGCAAGCCGCCCTGGAGGCCCTGGCCCTGACCGTCCCGCAGGACGCGCAACGCGTCGAACAGGGGGCGGTCCTCTTCAACCTGCTGTACGAGCGCTTCCGGATCGGGCGGTAA
- a CDS encoding indolepyruvate oxidoreductase subunit beta translates to MPKVRIFLTGVGGQGTLTATIMLARAAMDKGLAVTAGEVHGMAQRGGVVESTLLIGGFKSPRIAKGEADILLGFEPLETLRALPYLAPGGVVISNSESIPAIGVTMGRETAPGLDEIRARVQACAGRSVFLPCQTLGMRAGALQCGNLALLGALCATGAVPMTPADLAASVRKALKPKLVDMNLKAVEYGVAEVRPA, encoded by the coding sequence ATGCCCAAGGTCCGCATCTTCCTTACCGGCGTCGGCGGCCAGGGAACGCTCACCGCGACCATCATGCTGGCCCGGGCGGCCATGGACAAGGGCCTGGCCGTCACCGCCGGAGAGGTCCACGGCATGGCCCAGCGCGGCGGCGTGGTGGAATCCACCCTGCTCATCGGCGGGTTCAAGAGCCCGCGCATCGCCAAGGGCGAGGCCGACATCCTGCTCGGCTTCGAGCCCCTGGAAACCCTGCGCGCCCTGCCCTACCTCGCCCCGGGCGGGGTGGTGATCAGCAACTCCGAGTCCATCCCGGCCATCGGCGTGACCATGGGCCGCGAGACCGCCCCCGGGCTGGACGAGATCCGCGCCCGGGTGCAGGCCTGCGCCGGGCGCAGCGTGTTTTTGCCCTGCCAGACCCTGGGTATGCGGGCCGGGGCCCTGCAATGCGGCAACCTGGCCCTGCTCGGCGCGCTGTGCGCCACCGGGGCCGTGCCCATGACTCCCGCCGACCTCGCGGCCAGCGTGCGCAAGGCCCTGAAGCCCAAGCTCGTGGACATGAACCTCAAGGCCGTGGAATACGGCGTGGCGGAAGTCCGCCCGGCATAA
- a CDS encoding glutamate-5-semialdehyde dehydrogenase, with protein sequence MDFHKEMTALGQRAKAAARVMAGADTRAKDAALLALAGLLEAEGATIAAANARDLEAAQAAGMDAPRLDRLRLTDKVVAAMAQACREIAAQNDPVGGIDSMWRRPNGLLVGRMRIPLGVIAMIYESRPNVTVDSGVLCLKAGNAVILRGGSEAFHSNQCLAGLIHRALAGAGLPADAVQLVPTTDRAAVSAMLKLDQYIDVIIPRGGEGLIRAVVAEATMPVLKHYKGVCHAYVDAGADLEQALEVVFNAKVQRPGVCNALEGLLVHAAEAAAFLPLVGARLGGAGVELRACPRALPLLGATATPAGPGDFGQEFHALILAVRVVDSMAQALDHIAEYGSNHTEIILTRDHGRAMRFLREADASMVAVNASSRFNDGGELGLGAEIGISTSKLHSYGPMGALELTSTKFVVFGDGQVRG encoded by the coding sequence ATGGATTTCCACAAGGAGATGACCGCCCTGGGCCAGCGGGCCAAGGCCGCCGCGCGCGTCATGGCCGGGGCCGACACCCGGGCCAAGGACGCGGCCCTGCTGGCCCTGGCCGGGCTGCTGGAGGCCGAGGGCGCGACCATCGCCGCCGCCAACGCCCGCGACCTGGAGGCCGCCCAGGCCGCCGGGATGGACGCCCCGCGCCTGGACCGTCTGCGCCTGACGGACAAGGTCGTGGCCGCCATGGCCCAGGCCTGCCGCGAGATCGCCGCCCAGAACGACCCCGTGGGCGGCATCGACTCCATGTGGCGCCGCCCCAACGGGCTGCTGGTGGGCCGCATGCGCATCCCCCTGGGCGTCATCGCCATGATCTACGAGTCGCGGCCCAACGTCACCGTGGACTCGGGCGTGCTCTGCCTCAAGGCGGGCAACGCGGTCATCCTGCGCGGAGGCAGCGAGGCTTTTCACTCCAACCAGTGCCTGGCCGGGCTCATCCACCGCGCCCTGGCCGGGGCGGGCCTGCCCGCAGACGCCGTGCAGCTCGTGCCGACCACCGACCGCGCCGCCGTGTCGGCCATGCTCAAGCTCGACCAGTACATCGACGTGATCATCCCGCGCGGCGGCGAGGGGCTGATCCGCGCCGTGGTGGCCGAGGCGACCATGCCCGTGCTCAAGCACTACAAGGGCGTGTGCCACGCCTATGTGGACGCCGGGGCGGACCTGGAGCAGGCCCTGGAGGTGGTCTTCAACGCCAAGGTCCAGCGCCCGGGCGTGTGCAACGCCCTGGAGGGGCTGCTGGTCCACGCCGCCGAGGCTGCGGCCTTCCTGCCCCTGGTCGGCGCGCGCCTGGGCGGGGCGGGGGTGGAGCTGCGGGCCTGCCCCCGGGCCCTGCCGCTCTTGGGCGCCACGGCCACGCCCGCTGGGCCGGGCGACTTCGGCCAGGAATTCCACGCCCTGATCCTGGCCGTGCGCGTGGTGGACTCCATGGCCCAGGCCCTGGACCACATCGCCGAGTACGGCTCCAACCACACCGAGATCATCCTGACCCGCGACCATGGCCGGGCCATGCGCTTCCTGCGCGAGGCCGACGCCTCCATGGTCGCGGTCAACGCCTCGTCGCGCTTCAACGACGGCGGCGAACTGGGCCTGGGCGCGGAGATCGGCATCAGCACCTCCAAGCTGCACTCCTACGGGCCCATGGGCGCCCTGGAGCTGACCAGCACCAAGTTCGTGGTCTTCGGCGACGGGCAGGTGCGCGGCTAG
- a CDS encoding DUF2148 domain-containing protein, which yields MKDAAITAARLLAGSMRTAPKAGGKDFLEIVVVEDDATLARIAGAMREYAPRSTNEAFWLRDADNIAKTQALVLVGLAEPNLAGYDCGACGYATCKDMAGQRKLTAREMGYGGPHCVMRMIDIGSALASAAKTAALLSIDSRVQQRVGAAARALGVIDADVVMGLPVGYYGKSIYHDRQARK from the coding sequence ATGAAGGACGCCGCAATCACCGCCGCCCGGCTGCTGGCCGGGAGCATGCGCACCGCGCCCAAGGCCGGGGGCAAGGATTTTCTGGAAATCGTCGTCGTGGAGGATGACGCCACCCTGGCCAGGATTGCCGGGGCCATGCGCGAGTACGCCCCCCGGAGCACCAACGAGGCCTTCTGGCTGCGCGACGCGGACAACATCGCCAAAACCCAGGCCCTGGTCCTGGTGGGCCTCGCGGAGCCCAACCTCGCGGGCTACGACTGCGGGGCCTGCGGGTACGCCACCTGCAAGGATATGGCCGGGCAGCGGAAGCTGACGGCCCGGGAGATGGGCTACGGCGGCCCGCACTGCGTGATGCGCATGATCGACATCGGCAGCGCCCTGGCCTCTGCGGCCAAGACGGCGGCGCTGCTCAGCATCGACAGCCGCGTGCAGCAGCGGGTGGGCGCTGCGGCCCGCGCCCTGGGGGTCATCGATGCCGATGTCGTCATGGGCCTGCCCGTGGGCTACTACGGCAAGAGCATCTACCACGACCGCCAGGCCCGGAAATAG
- a CDS encoding sigma-54-dependent Fis family transcriptional regulator → MTRTIPTDALVGYFATLKQVTREMAPRGAMQTGLKALLRTLCENHGYKRALLTIFDPETNSLRLSVTHGSQKYAQVSYTPGQGVTGKVMDSGKPVVVPVMKDHESFLNLAFGRTKEEMARLGFICVPVMNEAEGGKEILGTLSVDLPAGPEEELLPDLNFLEVVAAMVAKEAASLQEEMALQRHLLAQGMTPGGGGDGYAHPNIVAASKPMRMVLQQVSQVGPSRATVLLRGESGTGKELLAEAIHSVSPRTGKPLIKLNCAALPADLVESELFGHQKGAFTGAVANKKGMFELAHGGTLFLDEIGELSLDAQAKVLRAVQEREIQRLGSEQVINVDVRLICATNRSLEKMLEDGTFREDLFYRINVFPIFIPPLRERRQDILPLAEHFMDHFAGEYGKSVKRISTPAIDLLAQYHWPGNVRELGNCMERAVLVCDEEVIRTYHLPPSLQTAESSATDTSLSFGEAVARFEQELLVDALKKSRGNMLQAARDLKASYRIVNYKVKKYRIDSRKYAVARAKKRPYGQ, encoded by the coding sequence ATGACGCGTACCATCCCCACCGACGCCCTGGTCGGCTATTTCGCCACCTTGAAGCAGGTGACCAGGGAAATGGCCCCCAGGGGCGCCATGCAGACGGGCCTCAAGGCCCTGCTGCGCACCCTGTGCGAAAACCATGGGTACAAGCGGGCACTGCTGACCATCTTCGACCCCGAGACCAACTCCCTGCGCCTGTCGGTGACCCACGGCTCCCAGAAGTACGCCCAGGTGTCCTACACCCCGGGCCAGGGCGTCACCGGCAAGGTCATGGACTCGGGCAAGCCCGTGGTGGTGCCCGTGATGAAGGACCACGAGTCCTTCCTCAACCTGGCCTTCGGGCGCACCAAGGAGGAGATGGCCCGCCTGGGCTTCATCTGCGTGCCGGTGATGAACGAGGCCGAGGGCGGCAAGGAAATCCTGGGCACCCTGTCGGTGGACCTGCCCGCCGGGCCCGAGGAGGAGCTGCTCCCGGACCTGAACTTCCTGGAGGTGGTGGCCGCCATGGTCGCCAAGGAGGCCGCCTCCCTCCAGGAGGAAATGGCCCTGCAACGCCACCTGCTGGCCCAGGGCATGACCCCCGGCGGGGGTGGCGACGGCTACGCCCACCCGAACATCGTGGCCGCCTCCAAGCCCATGCGCATGGTGCTCCAGCAGGTGTCGCAGGTGGGCCCCAGCCGGGCCACGGTGCTCTTGCGCGGCGAGTCCGGCACCGGCAAGGAGCTGCTGGCCGAGGCCATCCACAGCGTGAGCCCGCGCACGGGCAAGCCGCTCATCAAGCTCAACTGCGCGGCCCTGCCCGCCGACCTCGTGGAATCCGAACTCTTCGGCCACCAGAAGGGCGCCTTCACCGGCGCGGTGGCCAACAAGAAGGGCATGTTCGAGCTGGCCCACGGGGGCACGCTGTTCCTGGACGAAATCGGCGAGCTGTCCCTGGACGCCCAGGCCAAGGTGCTGCGCGCCGTGCAGGAGCGCGAGATCCAGCGCCTGGGCAGCGAGCAGGTCATCAACGTGGACGTGCGGCTGATCTGCGCCACCAACCGCTCCCTGGAAAAGATGCTCGAGGACGGCACCTTCCGCGAAGACCTCTTCTACCGCATCAACGTGTTTCCCATCTTCATCCCCCCGCTGCGCGAGCGCAGGCAGGACATCCTGCCCCTGGCCGAGCATTTCATGGACCACTTCGCCGGGGAGTACGGCAAGAGCGTCAAGCGCATCTCCACCCCGGCCATCGACCTGCTGGCCCAGTACCACTGGCCCGGCAACGTCCGCGAGCTGGGCAACTGCATGGAGCGCGCGGTGCTGGTCTGCGACGAGGAGGTCATCCGCACCTACCACCTGCCGCCCAGCCTGCAAACCGCCGAAAGCTCGGCCACGGACACCAGCCTGTCCTTCGGCGAGGCCGTGGCCCGCTTCGAGCAGGAGCTGCTGGTGGACGCCCTGAAGAAGTCGCGCGGCAATATGCTCCAGGCCGCGCGCGACCTCAAGGCCAGCTACCGCATCGTCAACTACAAGGTGAAGAAGTACCGCATCGACTCGCGCAAGTACGCCGTGGCCCGGGCCAAGAAGCGGCCCTACGGCCAGTAG
- a CDS encoding cysteine synthase has protein sequence MIYSSVLELSGNTPLVALSRIGAGNGVRILAKIESGNPGGSIKDRVALAMIRAAEASGELTPDKTIIEATSGNTGIGLAMVCAVRGYRLKLLMPDTASQERRRIMRAYGAEIVLTEGRLGTDGAIEEAYRLAREEPQRYVLMDQFNNPASIQAHYEGTGREIWEQTGGEVTHVVVALGTSGTAMGCVKRLKECSRQVEVVAVEPYPRHKIQGLKNMQESYPPGIFNKHLLDRIVRVEDEAAFAMCRRLAREEGILAGMSSGAALAGALKIAAELDQGLVVVIFPDGGERYLSTPLFAPPAERGPHLRCVAGGEVRLAPQGRPMGLYTVGPSLDRWDDPEFWRRLVLLDVLGRSLEADGGQVRLGAGLADMDDRTLAGARAAGMRRAAFAAGVRTAMLARAADLGLAGRVELPLAGECAEACTALAERLLSRGLAYEKLRSVYFDVLRDPDYGRMGQMDMDHLSLGKTVDLADYVKANPQDFTLLKRATLQDIKEGEFWPTRWGNVRPSWFMQMAVAALAAGPGPAVFWGGEAHRFPHLENLRAIWASGADCAPLAWVVSQPVGGPEGGAEGGIGAASLGALLERGTPAAALRLWLLSASYHKPLDFSRATLDMWARNQRTVQDLAALLAALPGDAPGEPGPAVAQLLVEVKGALREALDQDLALYAFWPVLLRFCREVKKLAAAGRLAPAEAAACRARLDELDARLGILDRAALPLAPQQWPAEAADMVARREAARAARDYAGADALRDGLAALGYTVEDAPGGPRLYAAPRARG, from the coding sequence ATGATCTATTCGAGCGTTCTTGAGCTGTCCGGCAACACCCCGCTGGTGGCGCTGTCGCGCATCGGGGCCGGAAACGGCGTCAGGATTTTGGCCAAGATCGAGTCCGGCAATCCCGGCGGGTCCATCAAGGACCGCGTGGCCCTGGCCATGATCCGCGCCGCCGAGGCCAGCGGCGAGCTGACCCCGGACAAGACCATCATCGAGGCCACCAGCGGCAACACCGGCATCGGCCTGGCCATGGTCTGCGCCGTGCGCGGCTACCGCTTGAAGCTGCTCATGCCCGACACCGCCTCGCAGGAGCGCAGGCGCATCATGCGCGCCTACGGCGCCGAGATCGTGCTCACCGAGGGCCGCCTGGGCACCGACGGGGCCATCGAGGAGGCCTACCGCCTGGCCCGCGAGGAGCCGCAGCGCTACGTGCTCATGGACCAGTTCAACAACCCCGCCAGCATCCAGGCCCACTACGAGGGCACGGGCCGCGAAATCTGGGAGCAGACCGGCGGGGAAGTGACCCATGTCGTGGTCGCCCTGGGCACCTCGGGCACGGCCATGGGCTGCGTCAAGCGCCTCAAGGAGTGCTCGCGCCAGGTGGAGGTGGTGGCCGTGGAGCCCTATCCGCGCCACAAGATCCAGGGCCTGAAGAACATGCAGGAGTCCTACCCGCCGGGCATCTTCAACAAGCATCTCCTGGACCGCATCGTGCGCGTGGAGGACGAGGCGGCCTTCGCCATGTGCCGCAGGCTGGCCCGCGAGGAGGGCATCCTGGCGGGCATGAGCTCCGGCGCGGCCCTGGCCGGGGCCCTCAAGATCGCCGCCGAGCTGGACCAGGGGCTGGTGGTGGTCATCTTCCCCGACGGCGGCGAGCGCTACCTGTCCACGCCGCTGTTCGCCCCGCCCGCCGAGCGCGGGCCGCACCTGCGCTGCGTCGCGGGCGGCGAGGTGCGCCTGGCGCCCCAGGGCCGGCCCATGGGCCTGTACACCGTCGGCCCCAGCCTGGACCGCTGGGACGACCCCGAATTCTGGCGCCGCCTGGTGCTGCTGGACGTGCTGGGCCGCAGCCTGGAGGCCGATGGCGGGCAGGTGCGCCTGGGCGCCGGGCTGGCGGACATGGACGACCGGACCCTGGCCGGGGCCCGCGCCGCCGGGATGCGCCGGGCGGCCTTTGCCGCCGGGGTGCGCACGGCCATGCTGGCCCGCGCGGCGGACCTGGGCCTGGCCGGGCGCGTGGAGCTGCCCCTGGCCGGGGAGTGCGCCGAGGCCTGCACGGCCCTGGCCGAGCGCCTGCTCTCGCGCGGGCTGGCCTACGAGAAGCTGCGCAGCGTCTACTTCGACGTGCTGCGCGACCCGGACTACGGGCGCATGGGTCAGATGGACATGGACCACCTCTCCCTGGGCAAGACCGTGGACCTGGCCGACTACGTCAAGGCCAACCCCCAGGACTTCACCCTGCTCAAGCGCGCCACCCTGCAGGACATCAAGGAAGGCGAGTTCTGGCCCACGCGCTGGGGCAACGTGCGCCCGAGCTGGTTCATGCAGATGGCTGTGGCCGCCCTGGCCGCAGGGCCGGGCCCGGCGGTGTTCTGGGGCGGCGAGGCGCACCGCTTCCCGCACCTGGAAAACCTGCGGGCCATCTGGGCCAGCGGGGCCGACTGCGCGCCGCTGGCCTGGGTCGTGTCCCAGCCCGTGGGCGGGCCCGAGGGCGGGGCCGAGGGCGGCATCGGCGCGGCCAGCCTGGGCGCGCTGCTGGAGCGGGGCACCCCGGCGGCGGCCCTGCGCCTGTGGCTGTTGTCGGCCAGCTACCACAAGCCCCTGGATTTTTCGCGCGCCACCCTGGACATGTGGGCCCGCAACCAGCGCACGGTGCAGGACCTGGCCGCGTTGCTGGCCGCCCTGCCCGGGGACGCGCCGGGCGAGCCAGGCCCGGCAGTGGCCCAGCTGCTGGTGGAGGTCAAGGGCGCCCTGCGCGAGGCCCTGGACCAGGATCTGGCCCTGTACGCCTTCTGGCCGGTGCTGCTGCGCTTCTGCCGCGAGGTCAAGAAGCTTGCGGCCGCCGGGCGGCTGGCCCCCGCCGAGGCCGCAGCCTGCCGCGCGCGCCTGGACGAACTGGACGCCCGGCTGGGCATCCTCGACCGCGCGGCCCTGCCCCTGGCCCCGCAGCAGTGGCCTGCCGAGGCGGCGGACATGGTCGCCCGGCGCGAGGCCGCGCGGGCCGCGCGCGACTACGCCGGGGCCGACGCCCTGCGCGACGGGCTGGCGGCCCTGGGCTACACGGTGGAGGACGCCCCGGGCGGGCCGAGGCTCTACGCCGCGCCCCGGGCCCGGGGCTGA